In the Verrucomicrobiota bacterium genome, one interval contains:
- a CDS encoding calcineurin-like phosphoesterase family protein: protein MKSFSNPFSLKRVPGSLPIHRTSAIFLQLIGLLFVTCSGVTQLSAANARGIVFEDRNQNGLRDAGERGLPAVPVSNQREVVLTDSEGKWSLPYDEDTIFFVIKPSGWATPLDANNLPQFYYVHKPAGSPQHFEYRGVDPTGSLPKSIDFPLHPQTEPDRFRTIFFGDPQPRNQEEVDYISHDVIVELIGTDAKFGVTLGDIMFDQLELFDSSNANVALIGIPWYNVIGNHDLNKEATEDADSDETFTRYFGPNYYSFDYGPVHFIVLDDVDWAHREGKGSYTGGLDAQQIAFVKNDLELVPESRLVVLMMHIPLGNIGNRGELYRLIEHRPHTLSLSGHTHWQAHQYIGEEDGWMGEEPHHHIVTVTVCGTWWKGAKDEQGIPHATMRDGAPNGYAIVTFEGTEHTFDFKAARQPESYQLSVFAPDEVTVTDAAKIFVYVNVFNGSEKSVVKMKVGEKGSWVSLEKVEEFDPQYVAIRDREMELNPEDKRQLNAPFPSAHLWKATLPANLDSGSQLIEVEATDAYGRVHQGDRVIRVLQP, encoded by the coding sequence ATGAAATCCTTCTCTAACCCATTCTCCCTGAAACGCGTTCCCGGGTCGTTGCCTATTCATAGGACTTCGGCAATATTTCTCCAATTGATTGGGTTGTTGTTTGTTACCTGTTCTGGCGTAACGCAATTATCAGCTGCCAATGCTCGCGGGATTGTTTTCGAAGACCGAAATCAAAATGGTTTGCGGGATGCGGGGGAACGTGGACTGCCTGCTGTGCCGGTCTCGAATCAGCGGGAGGTCGTGTTGACTGACTCGGAAGGGAAGTGGTCGCTACCCTATGATGAGGATACCATTTTCTTTGTTATAAAACCATCGGGTTGGGCGACGCCGCTGGACGCAAACAATCTGCCGCAGTTTTACTATGTTCATAAACCGGCAGGCTCTCCGCAGCATTTTGAATACCGGGGCGTGGATCCAACAGGATCTTTACCGAAATCGATCGATTTCCCACTTCATCCTCAGACTGAACCGGACCGCTTTCGCACCATCTTTTTTGGTGATCCACAACCGAGGAACCAGGAAGAGGTGGATTATATTTCACATGATGTCATCGTTGAGTTGATCGGTACGGATGCGAAATTCGGTGTAACATTGGGAGACATTATGTTCGACCAACTTGAACTGTTTGATTCTTCCAACGCCAATGTAGCGCTTATTGGAATTCCCTGGTACAACGTAATCGGGAATCATGATCTGAACAAAGAAGCGACTGAGGACGCAGATTCCGATGAAACCTTTACCCGTTACTTTGGGCCGAACTACTATTCGTTCGATTACGGTCCTGTTCATTTTATTGTGCTGGACGATGTTGATTGGGCCCATCGCGAAGGGAAGGGTTCCTATACCGGCGGCTTGGATGCTCAACAAATTGCTTTTGTTAAAAATGACCTCGAGCTGGTTCCAGAGTCAAGATTGGTGGTGCTGATGATGCATATTCCATTGGGAAACATTGGGAATCGTGGAGAGCTGTACCGTCTCATTGAACACCGGCCACATACCTTGTCCCTCTCCGGTCATACGCACTGGCAGGCCCACCAATATATTGGCGAAGAGGATGGTTGGATGGGTGAGGAGCCACATCACCATATAGTAACGGTTACGGTTTGTGGTACCTGGTGGAAGGGTGCCAAAGACGAACAGGGTATTCCGCATGCCACCATGCGCGATGGAGCGCCCAACGGTTACGCTATTGTTACTTTTGAAGGCACCGAACACACCTTTGACTTCAAGGCCGCGCGCCAACCTGAATCCTACCAGCTGAGTGTCTTTGCACCCGATGAAGTCACCGTTACAGACGCTGCTAAAATTTTTGTTTACGTGAATGTGTTCAATGGTTCCGAAAAATCGGTCGTGAAAATGAAGGTGGGTGAAAAAGGAAGTTGGGTAAGCTTGGAAAAGGTCGAGGAATTCGATCCTCAATATGTAGCCATTCGCGATCGTGAGATGGAGTTGAATCCCGAGGATAAACGTCAACTCAATGCTCCCTTTCCTTCAGCTCATTTATGGAAAGCAACGCTTCCCGCAAACCTGGACTCCGGTTCGCAACTAATCGAAGTTGAAGCCACCGATGCCTATGGCCGAGTTCATCAGGGTGATCGCGTGATTCGTGTACTTCAGCCCTAG